The following coding sequences lie in one Zingiber officinale cultivar Zhangliang chromosome 2B, Zo_v1.1, whole genome shotgun sequence genomic window:
- the LOC122048806 gene encoding secreted RxLR effector protein 161-like yields the protein MEPKTQLHKDLEGTLVDATEYRRIIGCLRYLLHTRPYLSYSVRMASRYMERPTIMHHKVVKQILRYLKGIIHFGFVYMKEPQEIGIFGYSDSDLADDLDGRKSKSGMTFYFNESLVSWNSQKQKTVALSSCEAEFMAAKLQSVMLCG from the coding sequence ATGGAACCCAAGACACAGCTGCATAAAGACTTGGAAGGGACTCTAGTTGACGCCACGGAGTACAGGCGCATCATTGGTTGTCTGAGATATTTGCTACACACACGGCCTTACCTATCGTATTCTGTCAGAATGGCGAGCAGATACATGGAGAGGCCTACAATCATGCATCACAAGGTAGTCAAACAGATTCTTAGGTATTTGAAAGGTATAATTCACTTTGGATTTGTTTACATGAAGGAACCTCAGGAAATTGGTATATTCGGCTACTCGGATAGTGATCTAGCCGACGATCTAGATGGGAGGAAAAGCAAAAGTGGAATGACTTtctattttaatgaaagtttggtGTCTTGGAATTCACAGAAGCAGAAGACAGTGGCGCTTTCATCTTGTGAGGCAGAGTTCATGGCAGCCAAACTGCAGTCTGTCATGCTTTGTGGTTAA
- the LOC122047560 gene encoding protein NRT1/ PTR FAMILY 5.10-like isoform X1 — translation MDDGALLLPHGSSDIVDGVFDYAGRPASRSATGRWISAAFIIWVEIGERFSYYGVSSNLISYLTGPLRESTATAAAAVNVWSGVASMLPLLGAFIADSYFGRYRTIVGASLLYMLLSSCPCTIRQWREEPQGLSLMTLSSLHSSPCGEAATTDPADCAPAPSQVVSFYASLYLMALAQGCHKPSVQAFGADQFDDDHPAERAAKSSFFNWWYFGLIAGVLVANLLLTYIQDYVSWALGFGIPCLAMAAALLVFLLGTKTYRLYPLYTNSSTKCPGDGRRGDLKRLLPLLPIWAASLPYAVVFSQSPTLFTKQGATLDRRLGPNFELPAASLQVCSSVAIITFVVVYDRLLVPLARRLTKRPSGITMLQRIGTGMFISLLSIVVSALVEIKRLEVARESDDGVAPMSMWWLVPQYALFGVADVFTMIGLQEFFYDQVPEAYRSLGLGLYLSIFGVGSLLSGGLVSAIDKISKMGGGDSWFADDINRGHFDYFYWLLAGLSGVGLVLFLNFAKAYVYKK, via the exons ATGGACGACGGAGCTCTCCTTCTTCCCCACGGAAGCTCCGACATCGTCGATGGGGTCTTCGACTACGCCGGCCGCcccgcctcccgctcggccaccGGCCGCTGGATCTCCGCCGCCTTCATCATAT GGGTGGAGATCGGCGAGCGGTTCAGCTACTACGGCGTGTCCAGCAACCTGATCTCCTACCTCACTGGCCCGCTGCGCGAGTCGACGGCGACGGCGGCCGCGGCCGTCAATGTGTGGAGCGGCGTGGCGTCTATGCTGCCTCTCCTAGGCGCTTTCATCGCCGATTCCTATTTCGGGCGCTACCGGACCATCGTCGGCGCCTCCCTCCTCTATATGCTG CTAAGTTCCTGTCCTTGTACCATCCGCCAATGGAGGGAAGAACCGCAGGGATTGAGCTTGATGACGCTTTCTTCCCTGCATTCATCGCCGTGCGGCGAGGCTGCCACCACGGACCCCGCCGACTGCGCGCCGGCTCCCAGCCAGGTGGTCTCCTTCTACGCCTCCCTCTACCTCATGGCGCTCGCCCAGGGTTGCCACAAGCCCTCCGTCCAGGCCTTCGGTGCCGACCAGTTCGACGACGACCACCCTGCCGAGCGCGCCGCCAAGAGCTCCTTCTTCAACTGGTGGTACTTCGGCCTCATCGCCGGCGTCCTCGTCGCCAACCTCCTCCTCACCTACATCCAGGACTACGTCAGCTGGGCCCTCGGCTTCGGCATCCCCTGTCTCGCCATGGCCGCCGCCCTCCTCGTCTTCCTCCTCGGCACCAAGACCTATCGCTTATACCCGCTGTACACCAACTCCTCGACGAAATGCCCCGGTGATGGCCGGCGGGGAGACTTGAAGCGGTTGCTCCCGCTGTTACCGATATGGGCGGCCTCTCTCCCTTACGCCGTCGTCTTCTCCCAATCGCCGACGCTCTTCACCAAGCAAGGCGCCACCTTGGACCGGCGCCTCGGCCCCAACTTCGAACTCCCGGCGGCGTCGCTCCAAGTCTGCTCCAGCGTCGCCATCATCACCTTCGTCGTGGTCTACGACCGCCTCCTCGTCCCACTCGCCCGGCGCCTCACCAAGCGCCCCTCCGGCATCACCATGCTCCAGAGGATCGGCACTGGGATGTTCATCTCCCTCTTATCTATCGTTGTGTCCGCTTTAGTCGAGATAAAGCGGCTCGAAGTCGCCCGGGAGTCCGACGATGGCGTAGCTCCAATGAGCATGTGGTGGTTGGTTCCGCAGTATGCGCTGTTCGGGGTCGCCGACGTGTTCACCATGATTGGGCTGCAGGAGTTCTTCTACGACCAGGTGCCAGAGGCGTACCGAAGCCTGGGGCTGGGCCTCTACCTGAGCATCTTCGGCGTCGGCAGCTTGCTCAGCGGGGGACTGGTGTCAGCTATCGACAAGATCAGCAAGATGGGTGGCGGAGACAGCTGGTTCGCCGACGACATCAACCGCGGCCACTTCGACTACTTCTATTGGCTGCTCGCCGGACTCAGCGGAGTAGGGTTGGTCCTCTTCTTGAACTTCGCTAAGGCATATGTGTATAAGAAATAG
- the LOC122047560 gene encoding protein NRT1/ PTR FAMILY 5.10-like isoform X2, translated as MDDGALLLPHGSSDIVDGVFDYAGRPASRSATGRWISAAFIIWVEIGERFSYYGVSSNLISYLTGPLRESTATAAAAVNVWSGVASMLPLLGAFIADSYFGRYRTIVGASLLYMLGLSLMTLSSLHSSPCGEAATTDPADCAPAPSQVVSFYASLYLMALAQGCHKPSVQAFGADQFDDDHPAERAAKSSFFNWWYFGLIAGVLVANLLLTYIQDYVSWALGFGIPCLAMAAALLVFLLGTKTYRLYPLYTNSSTKCPGDGRRGDLKRLLPLLPIWAASLPYAVVFSQSPTLFTKQGATLDRRLGPNFELPAASLQVCSSVAIITFVVVYDRLLVPLARRLTKRPSGITMLQRIGTGMFISLLSIVVSALVEIKRLEVARESDDGVAPMSMWWLVPQYALFGVADVFTMIGLQEFFYDQVPEAYRSLGLGLYLSIFGVGSLLSGGLVSAIDKISKMGGGDSWFADDINRGHFDYFYWLLAGLSGVGLVLFLNFAKAYVYKK; from the exons ATGGACGACGGAGCTCTCCTTCTTCCCCACGGAAGCTCCGACATCGTCGATGGGGTCTTCGACTACGCCGGCCGCcccgcctcccgctcggccaccGGCCGCTGGATCTCCGCCGCCTTCATCATAT GGGTGGAGATCGGCGAGCGGTTCAGCTACTACGGCGTGTCCAGCAACCTGATCTCCTACCTCACTGGCCCGCTGCGCGAGTCGACGGCGACGGCGGCCGCGGCCGTCAATGTGTGGAGCGGCGTGGCGTCTATGCTGCCTCTCCTAGGCGCTTTCATCGCCGATTCCTATTTCGGGCGCTACCGGACCATCGTCGGCGCCTCCCTCCTCTATATGCTG GGATTGAGCTTGATGACGCTTTCTTCCCTGCATTCATCGCCGTGCGGCGAGGCTGCCACCACGGACCCCGCCGACTGCGCGCCGGCTCCCAGCCAGGTGGTCTCCTTCTACGCCTCCCTCTACCTCATGGCGCTCGCCCAGGGTTGCCACAAGCCCTCCGTCCAGGCCTTCGGTGCCGACCAGTTCGACGACGACCACCCTGCCGAGCGCGCCGCCAAGAGCTCCTTCTTCAACTGGTGGTACTTCGGCCTCATCGCCGGCGTCCTCGTCGCCAACCTCCTCCTCACCTACATCCAGGACTACGTCAGCTGGGCCCTCGGCTTCGGCATCCCCTGTCTCGCCATGGCCGCCGCCCTCCTCGTCTTCCTCCTCGGCACCAAGACCTATCGCTTATACCCGCTGTACACCAACTCCTCGACGAAATGCCCCGGTGATGGCCGGCGGGGAGACTTGAAGCGGTTGCTCCCGCTGTTACCGATATGGGCGGCCTCTCTCCCTTACGCCGTCGTCTTCTCCCAATCGCCGACGCTCTTCACCAAGCAAGGCGCCACCTTGGACCGGCGCCTCGGCCCCAACTTCGAACTCCCGGCGGCGTCGCTCCAAGTCTGCTCCAGCGTCGCCATCATCACCTTCGTCGTGGTCTACGACCGCCTCCTCGTCCCACTCGCCCGGCGCCTCACCAAGCGCCCCTCCGGCATCACCATGCTCCAGAGGATCGGCACTGGGATGTTCATCTCCCTCTTATCTATCGTTGTGTCCGCTTTAGTCGAGATAAAGCGGCTCGAAGTCGCCCGGGAGTCCGACGATGGCGTAGCTCCAATGAGCATGTGGTGGTTGGTTCCGCAGTATGCGCTGTTCGGGGTCGCCGACGTGTTCACCATGATTGGGCTGCAGGAGTTCTTCTACGACCAGGTGCCAGAGGCGTACCGAAGCCTGGGGCTGGGCCTCTACCTGAGCATCTTCGGCGTCGGCAGCTTGCTCAGCGGGGGACTGGTGTCAGCTATCGACAAGATCAGCAAGATGGGTGGCGGAGACAGCTGGTTCGCCGACGACATCAACCGCGGCCACTTCGACTACTTCTATTGGCTGCTCGCCGGACTCAGCGGAGTAGGGTTGGTCCTCTTCTTGAACTTCGCTAAGGCATATGTGTATAAGAAATAG